The genome window ACCCTGGCTTTCTGGCTGATGGGCAAACTGAAAACCCGCCATGCAGTAGGCTATATCCTCGCGCAGCTCCTGGGTGCAGTGCTGGGCGCAGTGCCATTACTGGCATGGGGGGAGATGGGCCGCAGCGTGTCGTTCGGTGCAACCCTGCCTGGCTCAGGCTACGGGGCAGGATGGGCATTGGTAGGAGAAGCGATAACTACCTTCGCCCTCATCGTCGGCCTGTTCTTCTTCCTGCGGCACCACCGGTTGCGGCCTTTCACACCAGCTCTTTTCCCCTTCTTGTACGCCTTCATGGTTTTCGCCGAGGCGCCGATCTCCGGCACCAGTACCAATCCAGCCCGCAGCCTGGGGCCAGTAGTGATCTCCGGAGTCTGGCATGACTGGTGGATTTACTGGGTAGGACCGTTGTTGGGCACTTTTCTGGGGGTGGCTGCCCACCGGGTTACTGGTCTGGGTTGGCTGAAGGTTGAGGTTGCAAAGCTATACCATTTCGAGCACGACCGGTACGGTGTGTTCCGCAGGAAGGTATGAGCTGTTACCCAGGGAAAGGGAGGCGCATTATGAACATAAGGCTGGATAATAAACGTGTCATTGTCACCGGCGGCAATTCCGGCATTGGTGAGGCAATTGCCGTATCCCTCGCCGAAGCGGGTGCGCGAGTGGCAATCAACTACGTCACCCATCCCGAGACCGCACAGACCCTTGTGCAGAAGATTCGGGAGCAAGGCGGCACTGCCATGGCGATCGAGACCGACGTATCCGATCCCGGGGCCGTCGCTGAAATGTTCAAGAATATCGACGCAGCCTGGGGAGGAATTGATATCCTGATCAACAATGCGGGCATCGACGGCGGCCGCGCCGTCGGTTGGGAGGCGGATAGTGCCGCATGGCGAAAGGTGATCGAGGTGAACCTGCTGGGAGCCTTTTTTTGCGCTCGAGAAGCCTTGCAGCGGATGGTGGCGCAGCAAAGCGGCGTCATCATCAACATCAGCTCGGTGCATGAAGAGATCGCCTGGTCCGGCTACAGTGCCTACACCGCCAGCAAGGCAGCAGTCGGCATGCTGACGAAGACCCTGGCCCAAGAGGCTGCCCCCCATGGGGTACGTGTCCTGGCGGTTGCGCCCGGTGCGATCAAGACGCCGATCAACCGCTCCGTCTGGAGCGATCAGCAAAGTATGAAAGACTTGATGGAAAAGATCCCGTTAGGGCGGATCGGTAATCCGGAAGAAGTCGCCCACATGGTGGTGGTACTGGCCTCGGACATTGCCTCGTACGTGACCGGCCGTACAATCTTTGTGGATGGCGGCATGACCGATTATCCCGACTTTGCCCATGGCGGTTGATCTTCCAAGCACCTGATTGGACGTAATCGTAGCGGGTATGGAAACCGGAAAAAGGAGTCGCTATGGATGCAACGGATCATAACTCACCCGGTTGGCCGGGTATCC of Geobacter sp. contains these proteins:
- a CDS encoding SDR family oxidoreductase gives rise to the protein MMNIRLDNKRVIVTGGNSGIGEAIAVSLAEAGARVAINYVTHPETAQTLVQKIREQGGTAMAIETDVSDPGAVAEMFKNIDAAWGGIDILINNAGIDGGRAVGWEADSAAWRKVIEVNLLGAFFCAREALQRMVAQQSGVIINISSVHEEIAWSGYSAYTASKAAVGMLTKTLAQEAAPHGVRVLAVAPGAIKTPINRSVWSDQQSMKDLMEKIPLGRIGNPEEVAHMVVVLASDIASYVTGRTIFVDGGMTDYPDFAHGG